From a region of the Rhinopithecus roxellana isolate Shanxi Qingling chromosome 8, ASM756505v1, whole genome shotgun sequence genome:
- the PSMB4 gene encoding proteasome subunit beta type-4, protein MEAFLGSRSGLWAGGPAPGQFYRIPSTPDSFMDPASALYRGPITRTQNPMVTGTSVLGVKFEGGVVIAADMLGSYGSLARFRNISRIMRVNNSTMLGASGDYADFQYLKQVLGQMVIDEELLGDGHSYSPRAIHSWLTRAMYSRRSKMNPLWNTMVIGGYADGESFLGYVDMLGVAYEAPSLATGYGAYLAQPLLREVLEKQPVLSQTEARNLVERCMRVLYYRDARSYNRFQIATVTEKGVEIEGPLSAETNWDIAHMISGFE, encoded by the exons ATGGAAGCGTTTTTGGGGTCGCGGTCCGGACTTTGGGCGGGGGGTCCGGCCCCAGGACAGTTTTACCGCATTCCGTCCACTCCCGATTCCTTCATGGATCCAGCGTCTGCACTTTACAGAGGTCCAATCACACGGACCCA GAACCCCATGGTGACCGGGACCTCAGTTCTCGGCGTTAAGTTCGAGGGCGGAGTGGTGATTGCCGCAGACATGCTGGGATCCTACGGCTCCTTGGCTCGTTTCCGCAACATATCTCGCATCATGCGAGTCAACAACAGTACCATGCTGGGTGCCTCTGGGGACTATGCTGATTTTCAGTATTTGAAGCAAGTTCTCGGCCAGATGGT GATTGATGAGGAGCTTCTGGGAGATGGACACAGCTATAGTCCTAGAGCTATTCATTCATGGCTGACCAGGGCCATGTACAGCCGGCGCTCGAAGATGAACCCTTTGTGGAATACCATGGTCATCGGAGGCTATGCTGATGGAGAGAG CTTCCTCGGTTATGTGGACATGCTTGGTGTAGCCTATGAAGCCCCTTCGCTGGCCACTGGTTATGGTGCATACTTGGCTCAG CCTCTGCTGCGAGAAGTTCTGGAGAAACAGCCAGTGCTAAGCCAGACCGAGGCCCGTAACCTAGTAGAACGCTGCATGCGAGTGCTGTACTACCGAGATGCCCGTTCTTACAACCGG tttcaaaTCGCCACTGTAACTGAAAAAGGTGTTGAAATAGAGGGACCATTGTCTGCAGAGACCAACTGGGATATTGCCCACATGATCAG tGGCTTTGAATGA